A single genomic interval of Aedes aegypti strain LVP_AGWG chromosome 1, AaegL5.0 Primary Assembly, whole genome shotgun sequence harbors:
- the LOC5576736 gene encoding fork head domain-containing protein FD4: MPRPSRESYGDQKPPYSYISLTAMAIWSSPEKMLCLNDIYKYITDRFPYYRNNTQRWQNSLRHNLSFNDCFIKVPRRPDRPGKGAYWTLHPKAFDMFQNGSLLRRRKRFKLQDGDKESLNEEFIALANMNRFFMSQGGYFHDPHYAHAMPENINPNMLYTPISPPHSPPEALRATSQSPEQPQPAALGNFHNHPAIATSSPITKPKRSFTIESLIGSDDSDSKEECSSSDSEDYSSSPPNVVAPNPQHLEQLRASLHLSQQIQAQQQAAFNEYAAAAAAAAAHHHHQQQVAAAAAIAASNGVSHYGMHPLLMPMGKLPTGPYFLQPAYQAPTAAHHHHHHHHLAATGGIPQPTDAHMLDAHKETAMVLG, from the coding sequence ATGCCTCGACCGTCGCGTGAATCATACGGGGATCAGAAACCCCCGTATTCCTACATTTCGTTGACCGCCATGGCTATCTGGAGTTCACCGGAAAAGATGTTGTGTCTCAACGATATCTACAAGTATATTACGGACAGGTTTCCGTATTACCGGAACAATACTCAACGGTGGCAGAATTCCCTTCGGCACAACCTGAGCTTCAACGATTGTTTCATCAAAGTGCCACGGCGTCCGGACCGACCTGGCAAGGGAGCCTACTGGACACTGCACCCCAAGGCTTTCGACATGTTCCAGAATGGCAGTCTGCTCCGACGGCGTAAGCGCTTCAAGCTGCAGGACGGCGACAAGGAGAGTCTCAACGAAGAATTCATCGCCTTGGCCAACATGAACCGATTTTTCATGTCTCAAGGAGGTTACTTCCACGATCCTCACTACGCGCACGCCATGCCGGAGAACATCAACCCAAACATGCTCTACACGCCCATCTCGCCACCCCACTCACCACCGGAAGCGCTTCGTGCGACCAGCCAATCTCCGGAACAACCGCAACCCGCCGCTCTAGGAAACTTCCATAATCATCCAGCCATCGCCACCTCTTCGCCCATTACCAAACCAAAGCGATCGTTCACCATCGAAAGTCTCATCGGTTCCGACGATTCCGACAGCAAAGAGGAGTGCTCTTCATCCGACTCGGAAGACTACTCCAGCTCTCCGCCGAACGTCGTGGCACCTAATCCGCAGCACCTGGAACAACTCCGAGCTTCCCTGCATCTTAGCCAACAGATCCAAGCTCAGCAGCAGGCCGCTTTCAACGAATATGCGGCAGCTGCAGCAGCCGCGGCCGCCCATCATCATCACCAGCAACAGGTTGCTGCAGCAGCGGCCATCGCCGCTTCTAACGGAGTGTCCCACTACGGAATGCATCCACTCCTGATGCCAATGGGCAAGTTACCAACAGGACCTTACTTCCTGCAACCGGCCTACCAAGCACCGACGGCAGCTCATCAccaccaccatcatcatcacctGGCAGCGACGGGTGGCATTCCGCAGCCGACGGATGCTCACATGCTTGATGCCCACAAGGAGACCGCTATGGTTCTGGGTTAG